One genomic region from Syngnathus typhle isolate RoL2023-S1 ecotype Sweden linkage group LG17, RoL_Styp_1.0, whole genome shotgun sequence encodes:
- the hsd17b1 gene encoding estradiol 17-beta-dehydrogenase 1 isoform X3, translating to MPSLESRVKNKSSVYATMRNLAKKERLLESVKGLHKDTLDILQMDVTDSQSILDARDKVAEKRVDILVCNAGVGLMGPLEAHSLDSMKQILEVNLLGTILTIKAFLPGMKAQRSGRIMVTGSVGGLHGEDRSEFPALVVLNQTCSTGLPFNEVYCASKFAIEGACESLAVLLQHFNIYVSLIECGPVNTDFLVNLKKAELGDPSLQHVDARTLDLYERYLQHCSYVFQNAAQDTEDIVKVFLNAMQSPSPAFRYFTSGTVPPLTELKVTQPDGLRYISAMSKLVFSPDEQ from the exons ATGCCGAGTTTGGAATCGAGGGTTAAAAACAAATCATCAG TGTACGCCACCATGAGGAACCTGGCTAAGAAGGAGCGTCTTCTGGAGAGTGTCAAAGGCCTGCACAAGGACACGCTGGACATTCTTCAGATGGACGTGACAGACAGCCAGTCCATCCTGGACGCCAGGGACAAGGTGGCCGAGAAGCGAGTGGACATTCTTG tctgtaATGCCGGTGTGGGTTTGATGGGTCCCCTGGAGGCTCACTCTTTGGACTCCATGAAGCAAATTCTGGAAGTCAACCTTCTGGGCACCATCCTGACCATCAAGGCCTTTCTGCCCGGGATGAAGGCTCAGCGCAGCGGTCGTATCATGGTCACTGGCAGCGTTGGAGGCCTTCACGGTGAGGACCGATCTGAATTTCCCGCATTGGTCGTTCTGAATCAAACTTGTTCCACAGGCCTTCCATTTAACGAGGTCTACTGCGCCAGTAAGTTCGCCATCGAAGGGGCGTGCGAGAGCTTGGCCGTTCTCCTGCAACATTTCAACATCTA TGTTAGCCTGATCGAGTGCGGCCCTGTCAACACCGACTTCCTGGTAAACCTGAAGAAGGCGGAGCTTGGCGATCCGTCCCTGCAGCACGTGGACGCGCGCACGCTGGACCTCTACGAGAGATACCTGCAGCATTGCAGTTATGTCTTCCAGAACGCAGCCCAGGACACAGAGGACATTGTAAAG gtATTTTTGAATGCCATGCAGTCACCCAGCCCGGCCTTCAGGTACTTCACCAGTGGGACGGTGCCTCCTCTGACCGAGCTGAAGGTGACACAGCCCGACGGTCTCCGGTACATCAGCGCCATGAGCAAACTCGTTTTCTCGCCCGACGAGCAATGA
- the hsd17b1 gene encoding estradiol 17-beta-dehydrogenase 1 isoform X2 — protein sequence MDKKVVLITGCSSGIGLSLAVRLASDPEQTFKVYATMRNLAKKERLLESVKGLHKDTLDILQMDVTDSQSILDARDKVAEKRVDILVCNAGVGLMGPLEAHSLDSMKQILEVNLLGTILTIKAFLPGMKAQRSGRIMVTGSVGGLHGEDRSEFPALVVLNQTCSTGLPFNEVYCASKFAIEGACESLAVLLQHFNIYVSLIECGPVNTDFLVNLKKAELGDPSLQHVDARTLDLYERYLQHCSYVFQNAAQDTEDIVKVFLNAMQSPSPAFRYFTSGTVPPLTELKVTQPDGLRYISAMSKLVFSPDEQ from the exons ATGGACAAGAAGGTGGTTTTGATCACTGGCTGCTCATCCGGCATCGGCCTCAGCTTGGCAGTTCGTTTGGCTTCGGACCCGGAACAAACATTCAAAG TGTACGCCACCATGAGGAACCTGGCTAAGAAGGAGCGTCTTCTGGAGAGTGTCAAAGGCCTGCACAAGGACACGCTGGACATTCTTCAGATGGACGTGACAGACAGCCAGTCCATCCTGGACGCCAGGGACAAGGTGGCCGAGAAGCGAGTGGACATTCTTG tctgtaATGCCGGTGTGGGTTTGATGGGTCCCCTGGAGGCTCACTCTTTGGACTCCATGAAGCAAATTCTGGAAGTCAACCTTCTGGGCACCATCCTGACCATCAAGGCCTTTCTGCCCGGGATGAAGGCTCAGCGCAGCGGTCGTATCATGGTCACTGGCAGCGTTGGAGGCCTTCACGGTGAGGACCGATCTGAATTTCCCGCATTGGTCGTTCTGAATCAAACTTGTTCCACAGGCCTTCCATTTAACGAGGTCTACTGCGCCAGTAAGTTCGCCATCGAAGGGGCGTGCGAGAGCTTGGCCGTTCTCCTGCAACATTTCAACATCTA TGTTAGCCTGATCGAGTGCGGCCCTGTCAACACCGACTTCCTGGTAAACCTGAAGAAGGCGGAGCTTGGCGATCCGTCCCTGCAGCACGTGGACGCGCGCACGCTGGACCTCTACGAGAGATACCTGCAGCATTGCAGTTATGTCTTCCAGAACGCAGCCCAGGACACAGAGGACATTGTAAAG gtATTTTTGAATGCCATGCAGTCACCCAGCCCGGCCTTCAGGTACTTCACCAGTGGGACGGTGCCTCCTCTGACCGAGCTGAAGGTGACACAGCCCGACGGTCTCCGGTACATCAGCGCCATGAGCAAACTCGTTTTCTCGCCCGACGAGCAATGA
- the hsd17b1 gene encoding estradiol 17-beta-dehydrogenase 1 isoform X1 — protein sequence MDKKVVLITGCSSGIGLSLAVRLASDPEQTFKVYATMRNLAKKERLLESVKGLHKDTLDILQMDVTDSQSILDARDKVAEKRVDILVCNAGVGLMGPLEAHSLDSMKQILEVNLLGTILTIKAFLPGMKAQRSGRIMVTGSVGGLHGLPFNEVYCASKFAIEGACESLAVLLQHFNIYVSLIECGPVNTDFLVNLKKAELGDPSLQHVDARTLDLYERYLQHCSYVFQNAAQDTEDIVKVFLNAMQSPSPAFRYFTSGTVPPLTELKVTQPDGLRYISAMSKLVFSPDEQ from the exons ATGGACAAGAAGGTGGTTTTGATCACTGGCTGCTCATCCGGCATCGGCCTCAGCTTGGCAGTTCGTTTGGCTTCGGACCCGGAACAAACATTCAAAG TGTACGCCACCATGAGGAACCTGGCTAAGAAGGAGCGTCTTCTGGAGAGTGTCAAAGGCCTGCACAAGGACACGCTGGACATTCTTCAGATGGACGTGACAGACAGCCAGTCCATCCTGGACGCCAGGGACAAGGTGGCCGAGAAGCGAGTGGACATTCTTG tctgtaATGCCGGTGTGGGTTTGATGGGTCCCCTGGAGGCTCACTCTTTGGACTCCATGAAGCAAATTCTGGAAGTCAACCTTCTGGGCACCATCCTGACCATCAAGGCCTTTCTGCCCGGGATGAAGGCTCAGCGCAGCGGTCGTATCATGGTCACTGGCAGCGTTGGAGGCCTTCACG GCCTTCCATTTAACGAGGTCTACTGCGCCAGTAAGTTCGCCATCGAAGGGGCGTGCGAGAGCTTGGCCGTTCTCCTGCAACATTTCAACATCTA TGTTAGCCTGATCGAGTGCGGCCCTGTCAACACCGACTTCCTGGTAAACCTGAAGAAGGCGGAGCTTGGCGATCCGTCCCTGCAGCACGTGGACGCGCGCACGCTGGACCTCTACGAGAGATACCTGCAGCATTGCAGTTATGTCTTCCAGAACGCAGCCCAGGACACAGAGGACATTGTAAAG gtATTTTTGAATGCCATGCAGTCACCCAGCCCGGCCTTCAGGTACTTCACCAGTGGGACGGTGCCTCCTCTGACCGAGCTGAAGGTGACACAGCCCGACGGTCTCCGGTACATCAGCGCCATGAGCAAACTCGTTTTCTCGCCCGACGAGCAATGA